CGGCGCGGCGGGCGGCTCTTTGGACGCGCGACCGCCTTTCCACGGACAATCTGAACTACGTGCGGGCGCTTCCCGTCGGGCCTCTCGCGGTGGAAGATTTTCTCCTAGTGCATGGCTCGACCTTTGATGAAGACGAATATGTATTTGAGGCTTACCAGGCGCTCGAAACCCTGCGCCAGACAAGCCACCGTCTGATCTTCTTCGGCCACACCCATCTCCAGGGAGGATTCGTCCTGCATGATAAGAAACTGGAAGTGCTGCGCATCCATCTCAAAGAGAAAAGCGAAGCGGCGGAACTGCGACTCGACCCCGATGCTCGCTATTTGCTCAACCCGGGCTCGGTCGGCCAACCTCGCGACGGCGACAACCGCGCCGCTTGCGCCATCTATGATGCGGCCGAGGCCATGGTGGAATTCTGGCGCGTCCCCTACGACATCGAGCTGACCCAGCGGCGAATGAGTGAAGCCGGTTTGCCTGAGGCGCTGATCCAGCGGCTGTCATTCGGGCGTTAACGCCGACGGGTCGGGGCTAGCTCCTCTCAATCGAGCAACAGCCCCGTCACCCGGATTTCCGGCACGGCTTGATCCCACATCATCGGCACGTGTTCGAAAGAAAGGCGAAATTCGCGTGAAGCGCCGGGCGGGAAAGGCGAAGCGCGGCGACCGAGCGGGCGGGCGGTTTCGCGCAACACCGTCTGGCCGACAAGGTCTTTGAAATCGAGCACGATTTCGATTGCCCGCGCGCGCCGCGACCCGGCGTTGGTTACCTCACCGTCCAGGTAGGTCACCTCCTGGCCAAGAAAGTTCGCCGCCCGACTCATTTTCAATTGGGAGAAATGCAAGTGGGGGAGATAAGCCTGTTCCGCTGCACCCAGGGGCGGCAGGCGCTCCGGCGTCGGCGGCGCGATGGCCTGCTTGCCGGGCCGGCCGAGATAGAGGATCCCGGCCAACAAAAAAAGCCCCGCCACCGTCGCCGTCGCCGCAATCGTCGCCACCGGAAGCTGGCGCTCTTCAGCCATCAGCGGTAAATCCTCTCCCCGCAACTCCCCGGCCTCGTCCTTGTCATCGCCCCTTGTCCTTGGCGCTCGTGATTTCACCCTTCTCATTGACCGGCCCGACGACCACGAGCGTCAGGTTATCGGGATCGAGATACTTCCGCGCCACGCGGCTGACATCCTCCACCCTCACCGCTTGAATCATGCCCGGATAGCGCTGGATGAAGTCAAAGCCGAGGCTGTAAATCTCCGCGTTGATCAGGAAGCGGGCGATCTGCGCGTTGGTCTGGAAATCGAAAACGAAGTGGCCGGTGAGATAGGCCTTGGCATCGTCGAGTTCCGATTGGCTGACCGGCTTCGCGACGATTTCGCGAACCTCCTGGCGCAACCCTTCGATGCCCTTCGTCATGTTCCTGGGCGAGCAACCGATGTAAGCGACGAAGCGGCCGGGGTCGATGGAGGCGTCCCGGGTGATGCTCGAATAGGTGGAGTAGGCCAGCCCCTGCTGGTCGCGCAGATGAAACGGGATGCGGCCGGTGAAGGTGCCCGAGCCCGGCGCGCCGCCCAGGATCGAGTCCATAACCTCCAGGGCATAGTAGTCGGGATTTTTTCGGCTGATGCCCACCTGGCCGAGAAAGATGTTGGTCTGTTCTTTGTCCAGGAAGAGATATTTCGTTTTGGGTTCCGTTTGCCGCTTTGGCTCGGGCGGGACGGGAAGCGACACCGCCGGCCTCGACCATTCTTGAAAAGCCGCCTCGAGCTTCGTCATCGCCTCGCGGATGGAAACGTCGCCGGCAACCGCGATGATGGTGTTGCCCGGCGCGTAGAACTTTTCGTGAAACTGCGCCAAATCATCGCGGCTGAGTTTCTTGACCGTCTCTACGTAGCCGCTCGCCGGCCGATGCTGGGGCGTGCCGGCAAAGATGATTTCGTTGAGCTGGCGGCTGCCGACCACTTGCGGCTGATCGCCCTCAGCCCGGATTTCTGCGGCCAGGCGATCTCGCTGAAGCATGACGCGATCTTCGGGGAAGGTGGGATGCAAGAGGGTGTCTTTGACCAGATCGAGCGCCAAGTCGAAATCCTTCTTGAGGACGGT
The DNA window shown above is from Candidatus Acidiferrales bacterium and carries:
- a CDS encoding metallophosphoesterase family protein, producing MRYLILSDIHSNLSALEAVLAAVEGKFEKALCLGDLIGYGPDPEEVVSRVRALNPVVLRGNHDRAGSGLTDAEDFNPSARRAALWTRDRLSTDNLNYVRALPVGPLAVEDFLLVHGSTFDEDEYVFEAYQALETLRQTSHRLIFFGHTHLQGGFVLHDKKLEVLRIHLKEKSEAAELRLDPDARYLLNPGSVGQPRDGDNRAACAIYDAAEAMVEFWRVPYDIELTQRRMSEAGLPEALIQRLSFGR